The following are encoded in a window of Syntrophorhabdaceae bacterium genomic DNA:
- a CDS encoding sodium ion-translocating decarboxylase subunit beta, giving the protein MDSNLFHELLLKTGVVHLTVGHVVMWLIGCFFIFLAIKKDFEPLLLVPIGFSIFLVNMPIAPLTGPGDLINLFFKYGLETEIIPCLIFLGIGALTDFGPMIANPKTLILGASAQLGVYIAFFGSIFFGFTLKEAACIGIIGGADGPTTIYLSSSLAPHMIGMVAIAAYSYMSMVPLIQPPIMRLLTTKAERKIKMKQLRPVSKLERILYPIVATVVICLLTPPAAPLMGLLMIGNLFRECKVVDRLLKTSQNELLNIVTIILGIAVGATMKAEIFLKPQPIFIFFLGLVAFAFSTIGGLLLAKIMNLFLKEKINPLIGSAGVSAVPMAARVSQKVGLEADPKNHLLMHAMGPNVAGVIGTAVAAGMFLSLLK; this is encoded by the coding sequence ATGGATTCTAACCTCTTTCATGAATTACTGCTGAAAACAGGTGTCGTGCATCTTACGGTCGGCCACGTGGTCATGTGGCTCATCGGTTGTTTTTTTATATTTCTTGCCATTAAAAAGGATTTTGAGCCTCTGCTTCTTGTACCTATCGGCTTCAGTATCTTTCTCGTCAACATGCCCATTGCCCCGCTTACCGGACCTGGTGACCTTATCAACCTTTTCTTCAAATATGGACTTGAAACGGAGATCATTCCCTGTTTGATCTTCCTGGGAATCGGCGCGCTTACTGATTTTGGCCCCATGATCGCGAACCCGAAGACCCTGATCCTCGGGGCAAGCGCACAACTTGGGGTATACATTGCCTTCTTCGGCTCCATCTTTTTCGGTTTTACGCTCAAAGAGGCAGCGTGCATCGGCATCATCGGCGGTGCTGACGGTCCTACAACAATATATCTGTCGAGTTCTCTGGCGCCCCATATGATAGGCATGGTGGCAATCGCCGCATACTCGTACATGTCAATGGTCCCTCTTATCCAGCCCCCGATCATGAGGTTGCTTACAACGAAAGCGGAAAGAAAGATAAAGATGAAACAACTGCGGCCGGTAAGTAAGCTTGAAAGGATCCTCTATCCTATCGTCGCAACGGTTGTGATCTGTCTGCTTACACCCCCTGCAGCCCCGCTTATGGGCCTTTTGATGATCGGTAACCTGTTCAGGGAATGCAAGGTCGTAGACCGGTTGTTAAAGACCTCGCAGAACGAACTCCTCAACATCGTGACTATAATTCTCGGCATCGCCGTTGGTGCGACTATGAAGGCAGAGATCTTCCTGAAGCCGCAACCGATCTTTATATTCTTTTTGGGTCTTGTTGCGTTTGCATTCTCTACTATAGGAGGTTTGCTCCTTGCAAAGATAATGAATCTCTTCCTGAAAGAGAAGATCAACCCTCTTATCGGCTCCGCCGGTGTTTCGGCAGTCCCTATGGCGGCACGTGTAAGCCAGAAGGTAGGACTGGAAGCAGATCCGAAGAACCACCTCCTCATGCATGCCATGGGTCCTAATGTGGCCGGAGTTATCGGCACTGCCGTGGCGGCAGGCATGTTTCTGTCTTTGCTGAAATGA
- a CDS encoding sodium:proton antiporter produces MTKQRILPKCVTTAYLAVLLVVVYSCRQTGPAQFPLWSCLFFVVLLLSIAVFPLALSEWWSKHYCLFTFLLVVPAAFVVIMEEWTLLVHVLGEYISFIILLGSLFIIAGGIVIRLGARGTPILNCTMLLLGAFFASFIGTTGASMVLIRPMLHANRGRKHVSHIFVFFIFIVSNIGGLLTPLGDPPLFLGFLRGVPFVWTMKLFPFWIFTVFILLAVFYFFDTCMIKKEDESFFLETIDEVSQKKVEIKGKINLIFLLMVLGSLFLPQILREIVMLAALALSIYFTSVALREENAFTYHPIIEVAVLFAGIFVTMAPVMKILEVNGSKLGVNEPWQFFWATGVLSSFLDNAPTYLIFFSSAQSVAQAQNIAHGLIVGVPEVYLKAISVGAVMMGANTYIGNGPNFMVKAICEENDVSMPSFFGYMVWSLVILIPVFLLVTFLFF; encoded by the coding sequence ATGACAAAACAGCGAATCCTGCCAAAATGTGTTACGACAGCCTATCTCGCCGTTCTGCTTGTCGTCGTTTATTCTTGCCGTCAAACCGGTCCGGCGCAGTTCCCTCTATGGAGTTGTTTATTCTTCGTCGTGCTGCTTTTGTCCATAGCGGTCTTTCCCCTCGCACTATCCGAATGGTGGTCGAAGCACTACTGCCTTTTTACCTTTCTCCTTGTCGTTCCCGCCGCGTTTGTCGTCATTATGGAAGAATGGACCCTTCTCGTCCATGTCCTCGGAGAATACATTTCGTTTATCATTCTCCTGGGGTCGCTTTTTATTATTGCAGGAGGGATCGTCATCAGGTTGGGTGCCAGAGGTACCCCGATATTAAACTGTACCATGCTGCTTCTTGGCGCCTTCTTTGCGAGCTTTATCGGTACAACCGGCGCAAGCATGGTGCTTATAAGACCGATGCTGCATGCCAACAGGGGGAGGAAACACGTTTCACACATCTTCGTATTCTTCATATTCATTGTTTCCAATATTGGCGGCCTCCTGACCCCCCTGGGTGATCCCCCGCTTTTTTTGGGTTTCTTACGAGGGGTTCCTTTCGTCTGGACGATGAAGCTGTTCCCTTTTTGGATATTTACCGTTTTCATTCTCCTGGCAGTTTTTTATTTCTTTGATACCTGTATGATCAAAAAAGAAGATGAAAGTTTCTTCCTTGAAACGATAGATGAGGTATCGCAGAAAAAGGTAGAAATTAAGGGTAAAATCAACCTTATCTTTCTCCTCATGGTTCTCGGTTCTTTATTCTTGCCTCAAATCTTAAGAGAGATAGTCATGCTTGCGGCCCTGGCCCTTTCCATATACTTCACGTCAGTCGCCCTTCGGGAAGAGAACGCCTTTACGTACCACCCCATTATCGAGGTAGCTGTCCTCTTTGCCGGTATCTTCGTGACAATGGCGCCGGTAATGAAAATCCTCGAGGTGAACGGAAGCAAGCTGGGAGTTAATGAACCATGGCAGTTTTTCTGGGCAACTGGGGTGCTCTCGAGCTTTCTTGATAACGCACCGACATACCTCATCTTTTTCTCATCGGCCCAAAGTGTTGCCCAGGCACAAAACATTGCACACGGTCTTATCGTCGGCGTACCTGAAGTATATCTTAAAGCCATCTCCGTGGGGGCTGTAATGATGGGTGCAAATACTTACATAGGAAATGGTCCGAATTTTATGGTAAAGGCCATATGCGAGGAAAACGATGTTAGTATGCCTTCTTTTTTCGGATACATGGTATGGTCTCTTGTCATCCTTATACCGGTTTTTCTTCTGGTAACCTTTCTCTTTTTCTGA